In Phacochoerus africanus isolate WHEZ1 chromosome 2, ROS_Pafr_v1, whole genome shotgun sequence, one DNA window encodes the following:
- the GFI1B gene encoding zinc finger protein Gfi-1b isoform X1, whose protein sequence is MKRLESPRALISKYSPALSSSLYWLFLHRQILTQIIRLKIREGNRRGKKKRERERRKKKKGEVSICAESHEVCRVAPIPQRKAARFPPRDRRRRAQTGVGLPLTMPRSFLVKSKKAHTYHQPRDQEDEPLWPPALGPVARGQVLSNSPVLSTLFPNQCLDWTDLKREPELELDQSLTRMALAPEGPTVMSQPQDGDSPSSDSPPFYKPSFSWDALASSYGHSYRQAPSTMQSAFLERSVSLYGSPLVPSTEPPLDFSLHYSPGMDAYHCIKCNKVFSTPHGLEVHVRRSHSGTRPFACDICGKTFGHAVSLEQHTHVHSQGIPAGSGPAPSLAVPGREAPPAPDPPGPRFLRQERSFECRMCGKAFKRSSTLSTHLLIHSDTRPYPCQFCGKRFHQKSDMKKHTYIHTGEKPHKCQVCGKAFSQSSNLITHSRKHTGFKPFSCELCAKGFQRKVDLRRHRESQHNLK, encoded by the exons atgaaGCGTCTTGAGTCGCCGAGAGCTTTGATAAGCAAATACAGCCCAGCGCTCTCGAGCTCTCTCTATTGGCTGTTCCTTCACCGCCAGATTTTGACACAAATAATCAGATTGAAAATCAGGGAGgggaacagaagaggaaaaaaaaagagagagagagagaggagaaaaaaaaaaaaaggagaagtatcTATTTGTGCAGAGAGTCACGAAGTTTGCCGGGTGGCTCCGATTCCCCAGAGGAAGGCAGCGAGGTTCCCACCGCGGGACAGGAGGCGCCGAGCTCAGACAG gtgTGGGCCTCCCTCTGACTATGCCGCGCTCCTTCCTGGTGAAGAGCAAGAAGGCTCATACCTACCACCAGCCCCGCGACCAGGAGGATGAGCCGCTCTGGCCTCCCGCCCTTGGCCCTG TGGCCAGGGGCCAGGTCCTGAGCAACAGCCCTGTCCTCAGCACCCTGTTCCCAAACCAGTGCCTGGACTGGACTGACCTCAAACGGGAGCCAGAGCTGGAGCTGGATCAGAGCTTGACCAGGATGGCCTTGGCCCCAG AGGGTCCCACTGTGATGTCCCAGCCCCAGGATGGGGACTCGCCATCTTCCGACTCACCCCCATTCTACAAGCCCAGCTTCTCCTGGGATGCCCTGGCTTCATCCTACGGCCACAGCTACCGGCAGGCCCCCTCCACCATGCAGTCCGCCTTCCTGGAGCGCTCCGTCAGCCTGTACGGCAGCCCTCTGGTGCCCAGCACCGAGCCGCCCTTGGACTTCAGCCTCCACTACTCCCCTGGCATGGACGCATACCACTGCATCAAGTGCAACAAG GTGTTCTCCACGCCCCACGGGCTTGAAGTGCACGTCCGCCGCTCCCACAGCGGGACCCGGCCCTTCGCCTGTGACATCTGCGGCAAAACCTTTGGCCACGCCGTGAGCTTGGAGCAGCACACGCACGTCCACTCCCAG GGGATCCCGGCCGGGTCCGGTCCTGCGCCCAGCTTGGCAGTCCCGGGTCGCGAGGCCCCGCCTGCGCCTGACCCCCCGGGGCCTCGTTTCCTCCGGCAGGAGCGCAGCTTCGAGTGCCGGATGTGCGGCAAGGCCTTCAAGCGCTCGTCCACCCTGTCCACCCACCTCCTCATCCACTCGGACACGCGGCCCTACCCCTGCCAGTTCTGCGGCAAGCGCTTCCACCAGAAGTCAGACATGAAGAAGCACACCTACATCCACACCG GTGAGAAGCCCCACAAGTGCCAGGTGTGCGGGAAGGCCTTCAGCCAGAGCTCCAACCTCATCACCCACAGCCGGAAGCACACAGGCTTCAAGCCCTTCAGCTGTGAGCTGTGCGCCAAGGGCTTCCAGCGCAAGGTGGACCTGCGGCGGCACCGTGAGAGCCAGCACAACCTCAAGTGA
- the GFI1B gene encoding zinc finger protein Gfi-1b isoform X2 yields MKRLESPRALISKYSPALSSSLYWLFLHRQILTQIIRLKIREGNRRGKKKRERERRKKKKGEVSICAESHEVCRVAPIPQRKAARFPPRDRRRRAQTGVGLPLTMPRSFLVKSKKAHTYHQPRDQEDEPLWPPALGPVARGQVLSNSPVLSTLFPNQCLDWTDLKREPELELDQSLTRMALAPEGPTVMSQPQDGDSPSSDSPPFYKPSFSWDALASSYGHSYRQAPSTMQSAFLERSVSLYGSPLVPSTEPPLDFSLHYSPGMDAYHCIKCNKVFSTPHGLEVHVRRSHSGTRPFACDICGKTFGHAVSLEQHTHVHSQERSFECRMCGKAFKRSSTLSTHLLIHSDTRPYPCQFCGKRFHQKSDMKKHTYIHTGEKPHKCQVCGKAFSQSSNLITHSRKHTGFKPFSCELCAKGFQRKVDLRRHRESQHNLK; encoded by the exons atgaaGCGTCTTGAGTCGCCGAGAGCTTTGATAAGCAAATACAGCCCAGCGCTCTCGAGCTCTCTCTATTGGCTGTTCCTTCACCGCCAGATTTTGACACAAATAATCAGATTGAAAATCAGGGAGgggaacagaagaggaaaaaaaaagagagagagagagaggagaaaaaaaaaaaaaggagaagtatcTATTTGTGCAGAGAGTCACGAAGTTTGCCGGGTGGCTCCGATTCCCCAGAGGAAGGCAGCGAGGTTCCCACCGCGGGACAGGAGGCGCCGAGCTCAGACAG gtgTGGGCCTCCCTCTGACTATGCCGCGCTCCTTCCTGGTGAAGAGCAAGAAGGCTCATACCTACCACCAGCCCCGCGACCAGGAGGATGAGCCGCTCTGGCCTCCCGCCCTTGGCCCTG TGGCCAGGGGCCAGGTCCTGAGCAACAGCCCTGTCCTCAGCACCCTGTTCCCAAACCAGTGCCTGGACTGGACTGACCTCAAACGGGAGCCAGAGCTGGAGCTGGATCAGAGCTTGACCAGGATGGCCTTGGCCCCAG AGGGTCCCACTGTGATGTCCCAGCCCCAGGATGGGGACTCGCCATCTTCCGACTCACCCCCATTCTACAAGCCCAGCTTCTCCTGGGATGCCCTGGCTTCATCCTACGGCCACAGCTACCGGCAGGCCCCCTCCACCATGCAGTCCGCCTTCCTGGAGCGCTCCGTCAGCCTGTACGGCAGCCCTCTGGTGCCCAGCACCGAGCCGCCCTTGGACTTCAGCCTCCACTACTCCCCTGGCATGGACGCATACCACTGCATCAAGTGCAACAAG GTGTTCTCCACGCCCCACGGGCTTGAAGTGCACGTCCGCCGCTCCCACAGCGGGACCCGGCCCTTCGCCTGTGACATCTGCGGCAAAACCTTTGGCCACGCCGTGAGCTTGGAGCAGCACACGCACGTCCACTCCCAG GAGCGCAGCTTCGAGTGCCGGATGTGCGGCAAGGCCTTCAAGCGCTCGTCCACCCTGTCCACCCACCTCCTCATCCACTCGGACACGCGGCCCTACCCCTGCCAGTTCTGCGGCAAGCGCTTCCACCAGAAGTCAGACATGAAGAAGCACACCTACATCCACACCG GTGAGAAGCCCCACAAGTGCCAGGTGTGCGGGAAGGCCTTCAGCCAGAGCTCCAACCTCATCACCCACAGCCGGAAGCACACAGGCTTCAAGCCCTTCAGCTGTGAGCTGTGCGCCAAGGGCTTCCAGCGCAAGGTGGACCTGCGGCGGCACCGTGAGAGCCAGCACAACCTCAAGTGA